GACGACCGCGGCGATGACCCGGTCGCTGAAGCGGGCCGGGAAGGCCAGGAGGTCGAGGCTGGAGATGGGGATGACCGGCACCCGGAGGGCCTGGGCCATGGCCTTGGCCGTGGCCACCCCCACCCGCAGGCCGGTGAAGAGGCCGGGGCCGGTGTCGACGGCGATGGCGCCCAGGTCGGACAGCTCGATGCGGGCCTGGCGGCGCACGAAGTCGATCGACGGGATCAGCGCCTCGGCGTGGCGCCGGGTGCGGGCCGAGTGGGCCGAGGCCAGGACCCCCTCGTGGCCGCCGACGGCGCACCCCACCTGGGCGGTGGCCGACTCGATGCCGAGGATCAGCACGCCTCCGCCTCCCAGGGGGCGAGGACGGCCCGCAGGCCGTCGGACCGGGCCGACCAGGCGGCACCCACCGGGCGCAGGTGCCAGCAACGTGGCTCGTCGCCGGGGTGGTCGCCGGCCGGGCCGGCGTCGCTGCCGGGGGCGAGGGGGGCGAAGGTGATGCGGATCTCCAGGTAGGAGGCGGGCAGCACGGGCAGCAGGGCGTCGCCCCACTCGATCACCACCACCCCCCCGTCGTCGATCATCTCGGCCAGGCCCAGGTCGAGGGCCTCGTGGAGGTGCTCCAGCCGGTAGGCGTCGAGGTGGTGGACCAGGAGGCGCCCGCCCTCGTAGGTCTGGGCGATGGTGAAGGTCGGGCTGGTGATGCGGGTGGGGACGCCCAGCCCGGCCCCCAGGCCCTGGGTGAAGGCCGTCTTGCCGGCGCCCATCTCCCCCGACAGCAGGAGCAGGTCGCCGGGCCGCAAGAGGTCGGCCAGGGCCGTGGCCAGGGCGCCGGTCTCGGCGGGGGAGGTGGTGCGGGCGAGCACGGGATCAGCGGCGACGCTCATGGGTCGGGCCGGGCCCCACGGTGCGGGGTTGGCGGCGAGCAGCCCCCGGAGCGTACCGCCGGGGCCGGACCCGCGGCCCGTCCCGGCAGATCGTGACGGCCAGGAGACGGAGAGGTGACCGAGAAGGAGGGATCGACGGCCCCCCGTCGAAGGGGGGAACATGACGCGACCCGCCCTCCCCCGCTCCGTCGCCCTCGCGCTGGCCCTCGGCCTGGCGCTCGCCGCCTCCCTCTCCGCCCCGAGCTCTGCCGCTCCCACCTTCGCCCCCGCCGGCGAGGCCACCATCACCCCTGGCGTCCAGATGCTGACCCAGGGCGCCCAGTGCACGGCCAACTTCGTCTTCTCCGACGGGGTCGACGTCTTCCTGGGCTACGCCGCCCACTGCGCCGGCACCGGCGCGGCCACCGACACCAACGGGTGTGACGCCGGCACCCTGCCCCTGGGCACGGCGGTGGAGGTGGAGGGGGCCGACCACCCCGGCACGTTGGCCTACAGCTCGTGGGTCACCATGCAGGCCGTGGGCGAGGCCGACCCGGACGCCTGCGCCTACAACGACCTGGCCCTGGTGCGCATCGACCCGGCCGACACGAGCAAGGTCAACCCCTCCA
The Acidimicrobiales bacterium DNA segment above includes these coding regions:
- the tsaE gene encoding tRNA (adenosine(37)-N6)-threonylcarbamoyltransferase complex ATPase subunit type 1 TsaE — translated: MLARTTSPAETGALATALADLLRPGDLLLLSGEMGAGKTAFTQGLGAGLGVPTRITSPTFTIAQTYEGGRLLVHHLDAYRLEHLHEALDLGLAEMIDDGGVVVIEWGDALLPVLPASYLEIRITFAPLAPGSDAGPAGDHPGDEPRCWHLRPVGAAWSARSDGLRAVLAPWEAEAC